In Candidatus Omnitrophota bacterium, a single window of DNA contains:
- a CDS encoding TIM barrel protein: protein MMESWQVALSTGCFYKMSIFDVLEPIKNSGFAAVEVCSSPGHLDYHDPEKVRKAQALLSELGLEAMSFHAPFAKGIDITSPDRGERERSAEEIMKAAEAAEILRVKNFVIHPGPEKNQAPPAEEFLKRMKNSAEFVQELAARCQKCGMRLLLENMIPSLLFGHIRDLVWIIASVSSLNVGICLDTGHASIGSPLGNIPKKISGYLDMLHVNDNRGEVDEHLPPGEGTVDWGQLVRDLEAMGFSGGMVLELSGDRGFTMEQVLEQAVDSRKFLKDLQRG from the coding sequence ATGATGGAAAGCTGGCAAGTAGCCCTTTCAACAGGCTGCTTTTATAAAATGAGCATTTTTGACGTACTCGAGCCGATAAAGAATTCCGGATTCGCGGCGGTGGAGGTGTGTTCTTCGCCGGGGCATCTGGATTATCATGATCCCGAAAAAGTGCGTAAAGCGCAGGCCTTGCTTTCGGAACTCGGACTGGAGGCGATGTCTTTTCACGCGCCTTTTGCCAAAGGTATAGACATAACAAGTCCTGATAGAGGTGAACGCGAAAGGTCCGCGGAAGAGATCATGAAGGCCGCCGAGGCCGCAGAAATACTCAGGGTCAAGAACTTCGTCATACATCCGGGGCCGGAGAAAAACCAGGCCCCGCCGGCAGAGGAATTCCTCAAGCGCATGAAAAACTCCGCCGAGTTTGTGCAGGAACTGGCTGCAAGGTGCCAGAAGTGTGGGATGAGGCTTTTGTTGGAGAACATGATACCGAGCCTTCTTTTCGGGCATATCAGGGACCTGGTGTGGATAATAGCCTCGGTAAGCTCGCTTAACGTAGGCATTTGCCTGGATACCGGGCACGCCAGTATAGGCTCGCCCCTGGGCAATATCCCGAAGAAGATCTCGGGATATCTCGATATGCTGCATGTTAATGATAACCGGGGTGAGGTGGACGAACACCTGCCCCCCGGGGAGGGAACGGTCGACTGGGGACAGCTGGTAAGAGACCTCGAAGCAATGGGTTTCTCCGGAGGGATGGTGCTTGAGCTTTCGGGCGACAGGGGTTTCACTATGGAGCAGGTCCTGGAGCAGGCTGTTGATTCAAGAAAATTCCTGAAGGACCTTCAGCGCGGGTAG
- a CDS encoding HAD-IC family P-type ATPase — MAKKKQKTHKPWSLEAGGIAEKLDVDPGKGLTESQADSRRRTHGANVLRKKEEKSPWVVLLNQFKSVIIVLLLLAAGLSFVFGKNMQGIAILVALIINAAVGFFTELKAVRSMEALEKLGKVSTKVLRDGNITSIPADKLVPGDVVVFEGGDIISADLRIYECSKLQADESTLTGESTPVNKSAQAVDEETELADRSSMLFKGTSVSRGSGKGIVTATGMETELGEISSLVEQAEEEITPLEKKLNRLGNNLIWVTIGIAVVLAGMGILSGKPVFIMVETSIALAVAAVPESLPVVATIALAKGMWRMAKKNAVVRRLSSVETLGSTSVIFADKTGTLTENKMSVKKIFLKNEDIEITENGSFVSGGKEITPQEDEGLRQVLKNGVLCNNASLGAEDEDNGSVHGEPLEVALLEAARKCGMERDDLVKELPEQKEVAFDPEVKMMATYHKTDGEFHEAVKGAPEEVIASSGRVYLTEGEVGDLTDEQKKDWLSRADKMAEEGLRVLAVAQKSRDDAEGEPYDDIVLLGLVGFYDPPREEIKPHIEKCRKAGMRLVMVTGDQPLTARSIARQLDLVEDADPRVVMGKELSREKEQMDDDEKKKLIRADIFARVSPADKLDIISLHQKDGSIVAMTGDGVNDAPALKKADIGIAMGKRGTQVATEAADMVLKDDSFATIISAIEHGRVIFANIRKFILYLIPCHVSEVTAIALAPLLKMPLPILPLQILFLNIITDIFPALALGVSEGSSRVMEKPPRDPEEPIITRPHWLWITVHGIIMGLAVLVSMHTARAWLNVSTETAVTISFLTLGLTSLWHVFNVREKGSGLLTNDVVRNPFVWLAVLLGILLLCAAVFVPGLNSVMQLYAPDFRGWGLAVIVSLIPLLIGQIEKSFKQG; from the coding sequence ATGGCAAAGAAAAAGCAGAAAACACATAAACCATGGTCTTTAGAAGCCGGTGGCATCGCTGAGAAGCTGGATGTCGATCCCGGCAAGGGTCTCACTGAGAGCCAGGCCGATTCCAGGCGCCGTACCCATGGGGCCAACGTTCTGCGCAAGAAAGAGGAAAAGAGCCCCTGGGTGGTCCTTCTTAACCAGTTCAAAAGCGTTATAATCGTCCTGCTTCTCTTGGCGGCGGGACTTTCCTTTGTCTTCGGCAAGAACATGCAGGGTATAGCGATACTAGTTGCGCTCATCATAAACGCGGCGGTGGGATTTTTCACGGAACTGAAAGCCGTCCGTTCCATGGAGGCCCTTGAGAAGCTGGGCAAGGTCTCTACCAAGGTCTTGAGGGACGGTAATATCACCAGCATCCCCGCCGACAAGCTGGTCCCCGGTGACGTTGTGGTCTTTGAAGGGGGAGACATAATCTCAGCCGACCTTCGTATATACGAATGCTCTAAGCTTCAGGCCGATGAATCGACCCTGACGGGCGAATCGACCCCGGTCAATAAAAGCGCTCAGGCGGTAGATGAAGAAACTGAACTTGCCGATAGGTCCAGTATGCTCTTCAAGGGGACATCGGTCAGCCGCGGGTCCGGCAAAGGCATAGTTACCGCAACGGGCATGGAGACCGAGCTCGGCGAAATAAGTTCGCTGGTGGAGCAGGCGGAGGAGGAGATAACACCTCTTGAGAAGAAACTGAACAGGCTCGGCAACAATCTTATCTGGGTGACCATCGGAATAGCCGTTGTGTTGGCGGGCATGGGCATTCTCTCCGGCAAGCCCGTTTTTATCATGGTTGAAACATCCATAGCCCTTGCGGTGGCCGCGGTTCCCGAAAGCCTCCCGGTTGTGGCCACTATCGCACTGGCCAAGGGCATGTGGAGGATGGCAAAAAAGAATGCGGTGGTAAGAAGGCTTTCTTCGGTCGAGACCCTGGGCTCGACAAGCGTCATATTCGCCGACAAGACCGGCACTCTTACCGAGAACAAAATGAGCGTGAAAAAGATATTTCTTAAAAACGAGGATATCGAGATCACCGAAAACGGTTCCTTTGTCTCCGGCGGGAAAGAGATAACCCCGCAAGAGGATGAGGGCTTGAGGCAGGTTCTCAAAAACGGGGTTCTCTGCAATAATGCCAGCCTCGGCGCGGAAGATGAAGATAACGGAAGCGTTCACGGCGAGCCTCTTGAAGTGGCTTTGCTGGAAGCGGCCAGAAAATGCGGTATGGAGAGAGATGATCTGGTGAAAGAACTTCCCGAACAGAAGGAAGTGGCTTTCGATCCCGAGGTCAAGATGATGGCGACATACCACAAGACGGACGGTGAGTTCCATGAAGCCGTGAAAGGCGCCCCGGAAGAAGTTATTGCTTCTTCCGGACGTGTCTATCTCACGGAAGGGGAGGTGGGGGACCTCACGGATGAGCAGAAGAAAGACTGGTTGAGCCGGGCGGATAAAATGGCCGAAGAAGGCCTCAGGGTCCTCGCCGTGGCCCAAAAGAGCCGGGATGACGCCGAAGGCGAACCTTACGACGATATCGTGTTGCTGGGGCTTGTGGGGTTTTACGACCCGCCGCGGGAAGAGATAAAGCCTCACATAGAAAAGTGCCGCAAGGCGGGGATGCGCCTTGTGATGGTTACCGGTGACCAGCCTCTTACGGCAAGAAGCATAGCGCGCCAACTTGATCTTGTTGAGGATGCCGACCCCAGAGTGGTCATGGGCAAGGAGCTCTCCCGGGAAAAGGAACAGATGGATGATGATGAGAAAAAGAAGCTCATCCGGGCGGATATTTTCGCAAGGGTCAGCCCCGCTGACAAGCTTGACATAATATCGCTGCACCAGAAGGACGGTTCCATCGTGGCCATGACCGGGGACGGGGTGAACGACGCGCCGGCCCTGAAGAAGGCGGATATAGGTATAGCCATGGGTAAAAGGGGCACGCAGGTCGCCACCGAAGCGGCTGACATGGTGCTCAAGGATGATTCCTTCGCGACGATAATCTCCGCCATAGAGCACGGCAGGGTCATATTCGCTAACATAAGGAAGTTCATACTCTATCTTATTCCCTGCCATGTCAGCGAAGTAACCGCGATCGCACTGGCGCCGCTGTTAAAGATGCCTCTTCCCATACTGCCCCTTCAGATACTTTTTTTGAACATCATAACGGATATTTTCCCGGCATTGGCCTTGGGCGTGAGCGAGGGAAGTTCCCGTGTCATGGAAAAGCCCCCGCGTGATCCGGAGGAGCCCATTATAACCCGTCCTCACTGGTTATGGATAACCGTCCACGGGATCATCATGGGGCTTGCCGTTCTGGTATCGATGCATACGGCAAGGGCATGGCTCAATGTGAGCACGGAAACGGCTGTCACAATATCGTTCCTCACCCTCGGTCTGACCTCTCTCTGGCACGTTTTCAACGTGAGAGAGAAAGGCTCCGGGCTTTTGACGAATGACGTGGTCAGGAACCCCTTTGTCTGGTTAGCCGTTCTTCTGGGGATACTTCTTCTATGCGCGGCTGTGTTCGTGCCGGGGCTTAACAGCGTCATGCAGCTTTACGCCCCTGACTTCAGAGGGTGGGGCCTTGCGGTCATTGTGAGCCTGATACCGCTATTGATCGGTCAGATAGAAAAAAGCTTTAAACAAGGATAG
- a CDS encoding phosphoribosyltransferase has protein sequence MFRDRKHAGEKLAAALEKYSATEALVLAIPRGGVEVGYEVAKRLDLEFSVLVTRKLPFPDQPEAGFGAVAEDGSVYVYEEALKWLDADTVEEVTQYQRKEVNRRVELFRGGLPLPRISSRHVILVDDGIAMGSTVNASIMLLKNKKAGWITVAAPVTGPETAKRMERIADEVVVLDKPASFRAVAEAYQNWYDVSDGEVMEILDKWNKIKGGVR, from the coding sequence ATGTTCAGAGACAGAAAGCACGCAGGTGAAAAGCTGGCGGCAGCTCTGGAAAAATACAGCGCGACGGAAGCACTGGTGCTTGCCATACCCCGGGGAGGCGTGGAAGTGGGTTACGAGGTGGCAAAACGGCTGGACCTTGAGTTTTCCGTGCTTGTTACACGCAAACTGCCTTTCCCGGACCAGCCGGAGGCGGGTTTCGGCGCGGTTGCCGAGGACGGCAGCGTGTACGTATACGAGGAAGCACTTAAATGGCTGGATGCCGATACCGTCGAGGAAGTGACCCAATATCAGAGAAAGGAAGTAAATAGAAGAGTTGAGCTATTCCGCGGGGGACTTCCTCTTCCGAGGATATCTTCAAGACACGTTATACTGGTGGACGATGGTATAGCCATGGGTTCAACGGTTAACGCTTCTATCATGCTCCTCAAAAACAAAAAAGCCGGGTGGATAACCGTTGCCGCGCCGGTAACAGGCCCTGAAACCGCGAAACGCATGGAACGCATAGCGGATGAGGTGGTCGTGCTGGATAAGCCGGCTTCTTTCAGGGCGGTCGCCGAGGCTTACCAGAACTGGTACGATGTCTCGGACGGGGAGGTCATGGAAATACTCGATAAATGGAACAAGATAAAAGGAGGGGTACGATGA
- a CDS encoding ZIP family metal transporter — protein sequence MLWQPLTASILASVVTAAGIFTISRFREWSKGRSVYMMSFAAGILISVSFLHLIPKSFSMNSSSPGFLLAGFLGLYLVNRMMKMYFCEEYECEPYVTGMIPIIGIGLHSFIDGLIYVVTFKVDVLTGVLAAIGMVLHEFPEGIVSYSMLKSGGLSRGRSAVYAFIAAGLTTPLGVLLGYPFITKIGVPQLGLALAVSAGALVYAGASHLLPSIEKENRKFTVLTLAVGVLVAVAMVFFKNR from the coding sequence TTGCTTTGGCAGCCCCTCACAGCCAGTATACTTGCAAGTGTCGTTACCGCCGCGGGCATATTCACGATAAGCCGCTTCCGTGAGTGGAGCAAGGGCCGTTCGGTGTATATGATGAGTTTTGCCGCGGGAATACTCATATCGGTATCGTTTCTGCACCTTATCCCGAAATCCTTCAGCATGAACAGCTCCTCCCCGGGTTTTCTGCTGGCGGGTTTCCTTGGGCTGTACCTTGTCAACAGGATGATGAAGATGTATTTCTGCGAGGAATACGAATGCGAACCTTATGTTACGGGCATGATCCCCATAATAGGGATAGGTCTGCATTCGTTCATAGATGGCCTGATATACGTGGTGACCTTCAAGGTGGATGTCCTGACGGGCGTGCTCGCGGCCATAGGCATGGTCCTGCATGAATTCCCGGAAGGCATAGTAAGCTACAGCATGCTTAAAAGCGGGGGTCTTTCCAGGGGAAGGAGCGCGGTCTACGCTTTTATCGCCGCGGGTCTTACCACACCACTGGGTGTTCTTCTGGGATACCCTTTCATCACAAAGATCGGCGTCCCGCAGCTGGGTCTTGCGTTAGCGGTATCGGCCGGCGCCCTGGTCTATGCCGGGGCAAGCCATCTCCTGCCGTCGATCGAAAAGGAGAACCGAAAGTTCACGGTGCTCACCCTCGCTGTGGGGGTACTGGTAGCGGTAGCGATGGTGTTTTTCAAGAACAGATAG
- a CDS encoding PDZ domain-containing protein, translating into MEQDKRRGTMKRSKCLKTALIRAILIGCLTGFVTGGVKVSAQSVTDNMEEYSSDLENQTIRIAEVLGKTVVSISTQITKKIDYQMFSQDELMKKFFEEFFGEIPEGEIKKRGLGSGVIIDEEGFILTNEHVVANADKIKIKLYDGREFDAEVRGTDVRSDLAVIKIDAEDLPVAELGNAADLKIGQWVMAIGNPLGYVIEGAEPTVTVGVVSALRRNLPVVGKRDRSYTSLIQTDAAINPGNSGGPLVDLNGKIVGINVSILTTTGGFQGLGFAISAERVKQVLDRLMAGREVLYGWLGISVQNPGKDLREYLELELGEGVIVMQVFEDSPAEKAGIEVGDVILTFNGETVEDSIDLVEKVSANEPGEKVKLGIKRDRGRMTITAELGKRPSDLMSLAKGMPSREKARFRGMKVQDITTVMRKKYDLREDEGVVVTDVEKDSPADRAGIRVSDVITHVGRRPVNSKEEFLEAVEAIRGPCLVRTPRGFFVIKAE; encoded by the coding sequence ATGGAACAAGATAAAAGGAGGGGTACGATGAAGAGATCGAAATGTTTAAAAACGGCGCTTATCCGCGCAATACTAATAGGATGCTTAACAGGCTTTGTGACTGGTGGCGTGAAAGTCTCGGCGCAGTCCGTTACCGATAATATGGAAGAATATTCCTCGGACCTTGAGAACCAGACCATACGCATCGCGGAGGTTCTAGGTAAAACCGTGGTTTCCATAAGCACTCAGATAACCAAGAAAATAGATTACCAGATGTTCTCCCAGGACGAGCTTATGAAAAAGTTCTTTGAGGAATTTTTCGGCGAGATACCCGAGGGCGAGATCAAAAAGCGCGGTCTGGGCAGCGGTGTGATAATAGACGAGGAAGGCTTTATCCTCACTAACGAACACGTGGTGGCGAACGCCGACAAGATAAAGATCAAGTTGTACGACGGACGCGAGTTCGATGCCGAAGTCAGGGGCACGGACGTAAGGTCTGACCTTGCGGTGATCAAAATTGACGCGGAGGACCTTCCCGTAGCCGAACTGGGCAATGCTGCCGACCTCAAAATAGGCCAATGGGTCATGGCCATAGGGAACCCGCTGGGGTACGTGATAGAAGGGGCCGAACCCACCGTAACGGTGGGTGTGGTGAGCGCTTTGAGGAGGAACCTTCCCGTAGTCGGCAAACGCGACCGCAGTTATACAAGCCTTATCCAGACCGACGCGGCCATAAACCCCGGCAACAGCGGAGGGCCTCTTGTGGACCTTAACGGTAAGATAGTGGGTATAAACGTTTCCATTCTGACCACTACCGGCGGGTTCCAGGGGCTGGGATTCGCCATCAGCGCTGAAAGGGTCAAACAGGTGCTGGACCGTCTTATGGCGGGCAGGGAGGTACTCTACGGATGGCTGGGTATAAGTGTGCAGAATCCCGGAAAGGACCTCAGGGAATACCTCGAGCTCGAGTTGGGTGAAGGTGTCATAGTTATGCAGGTCTTCGAAGATTCTCCTGCCGAAAAGGCGGGCATAGAGGTAGGTGACGTCATACTCACCTTCAACGGCGAGACCGTGGAGGATTCAATAGACCTGGTGGAGAAGGTAAGCGCCAATGAGCCCGGAGAAAAGGTCAAACTCGGCATAAAACGTGACCGGGGGAGGATGACCATCACCGCGGAGCTAGGCAAAAGGCCCAGTGACCTGATGTCACTGGCCAAAGGCATGCCTTCCCGGGAAAAGGCGCGTTTCAGGGGTATGAAAGTCCAGGATATAACAACTGTCATGCGCAAGAAATACGATCTGCGCGAGGACGAAGGAGTTGTCGTCACCGATGTGGAGAAAGATTCTCCCGCCGACAGGGCCGGGATAAGGGTCTCTGACGTTATAACCCATGTGGGAAGAAGGCCCGTGAACAGCAAGGAAGAGTTCCTGGAGGCGGTGGAGGCGATCAGGGGACCGTGCCTTGTAAGGACCCCGAGGGGGTTTTTCGTTATAAAAGCCGAATAA
- a CDS encoding dodecin domain-containing protein, with product MSIVKVIEVLAQSPKGWEDAANQALAEAGRSVNNIENIYIKEFQAIVEDNKITQYRVNAKISFVVEK from the coding sequence ATGTCCATAGTCAAAGTCATTGAAGTTCTTGCGCAATCGCCCAAAGGCTGGGAAGACGCCGCCAACCAGGCGCTCGCAGAAGCCGGCAGGTCCGTGAACAATATAGAGAACATCTATATAAAGGAGTTCCAGGCGATAGTCGAGGATAACAAAATAACCCAATACAGAGTAAATGCGAAAATATCGTTTGTCGTGGAAAAATAA
- a CDS encoding DUF2267 domain-containing protein: protein MGMTGLKSFDQSLIKTKEWLKDLQEELHYEDEQQAYTAMRAVLHALRDRLSVEEAANFAAQLPMLLMGVYYENWKPENKPLKIRDQQEFFDKVAEELPQKEYDSKRITDGVMKVVRKHVTGGKIEEMKKHFPSDLMGLFG, encoded by the coding sequence ATGGGTATGACAGGCTTAAAGAGCTTTGATCAGTCTCTTATTAAAACAAAAGAATGGTTGAAGGACCTGCAGGAAGAGCTGCATTACGAGGATGAGCAGCAGGCGTACACCGCGATGAGAGCAGTCCTACACGCTTTGAGGGATCGTCTCTCGGTAGAGGAGGCGGCGAATTTCGCAGCGCAGCTGCCCATGCTGCTTATGGGCGTCTATTACGAGAACTGGAAACCCGAGAACAAACCCCTGAAGATCAGGGACCAGCAGGAGTTCTTCGACAAGGTGGCCGAGGAGCTGCCCCAGAAGGAATATGACAGCAAGCGCATAACCGACGGCGTCATGAAGGTCGTTCGCAAGCATGTCACCGGTGGCAAAATAGAGGAGATGAAAAAACATTTTCCGTCGGATCTTATGGGACTTTTCGGTTAA
- the mutM gene encoding DNA-formamidopyrimidine glycosylase: MPELPDVEYYRRYLESTAMRKKIKSVEVQNAKVLEGVSAKKLAKVLKNKKFTSTHRRGKNLFVSFAKDKCLYMHFGMTGELKYFKGDEKEPDHARVLFGFSNGYRLAFMNQRLLGKVSVTGPADEVIAEKDLGPDALEISYEDFKKGIKGKIGAVKSALMDQSILSGVGNIYADEILFHARIHPKTTPKKLSGNALKRIYRNMKKILEKAIEKKADPDKFPRTWIIPARGEKEKCPRCGGGIKRIKISGRSSYFCPRCQKK; the protein is encoded by the coding sequence ATGCCTGAATTGCCGGACGTAGAATATTACAGAAGGTACCTCGAATCGACAGCCATGCGCAAGAAGATAAAAAGCGTAGAAGTTCAGAACGCCAAAGTATTAGAGGGTGTATCCGCCAAAAAACTCGCAAAGGTTCTCAAGAACAAGAAGTTCACTTCCACGCACAGGCGCGGCAAGAACCTTTTTGTTTCCTTTGCCAAGGATAAGTGTCTCTATATGCATTTCGGGATGACGGGCGAACTTAAATATTTCAAAGGGGATGAAAAAGAACCCGACCATGCCAGGGTGCTTTTCGGTTTCAGCAACGGCTACAGGCTCGCGTTCATGAATCAGAGGCTCCTGGGAAAGGTCTCGGTGACGGGGCCGGCGGATGAAGTTATCGCCGAGAAGGATCTGGGTCCGGACGCTTTGGAGATATCCTACGAAGATTTCAAGAAAGGAATAAAAGGCAAGATCGGGGCGGTCAAATCCGCGTTAATGGATCAGTCGATATTATCGGGCGTGGGCAACATTTACGCGGATGAGATACTTTTTCACGCGCGGATACACCCCAAGACCACGCCCAAAAAACTTAGCGGGAACGCCCTGAAAAGAATATACAGGAACATGAAGAAAATTCTTGAAAAAGCTATCGAGAAAAAAGCCGACCCGGATAAATTTCCCCGTACCTGGATAATCCCTGCCAGGGGAGAAAAGGAGAAATGCCCGCGTTGCGGCGGCGGGATAAAGCGCATAAAGATATCCGGAAGAAGCAGCTACTTCTGCCCGCGCTGCCAGAAAAAATAA
- the ppsA gene encoding phosphoenolpyruvate synthase, which produces MTKKRSNSSIKWFDEIDSGDVALVGGKNASLGEMISSMKKQKIRVPGGFATTAQAYRGFINSGDLDEKIKTKLRELKEGDTSLDKAGKAIRRYFLNTEFPEETAEQIKKAYADLCRKHDSDQMSVAVRSSATAEDLPEASFAGQQETFLNVSGADDVLEACRKCYASLFTDRAISYRQEQGFDHMKVALSVGIQKMVRADRSGSGVMFSIDTETGFRDVVIINASWGLGENVVQGAVNPDEYRVFKPFIGKKGLEPVIEKSLGEKKKKMVYSKGGSKTTKNVDTTRKQRRSFVLGDGEILKLAKWARQIEEHYEKPMDIEWAKDGEDGELYIVQARPETVQSQKEAGNLKTYRLTEKGEKLLEGIAIGEAVAAAKAQVIENADEIDRFEEGALLVTGMTDPDWVPIMKRAAGIITDQGGRTSHAAIVSRELGIPAIVGTGEATDRLEDGQQITLSCAEGETGNVYEGLLDYEESEVDIKKIPETRTSIMMNIASPSAAFRWWRLPCKGIGLARMEFIINNIIKIHPMALVGFDDLEDKSLKKEIEQLTRGYSNKEEYFIDHLARGIGKIAASQYPEKVIVRMSDFKTNEYANLIGGELFEPEEDNPMLGFRGASRYYSDEYRQGFGLECRAVRKAREKLGFDNVLVMIPFCRTLEEADRVLDVLKDNGLERGCKGLEVYVMCEVPSNVILADEFARRFDGFSVGSNDLTQLVLGTDRDNEQLAEIFDERNQAVKCAISDLIDRAHKNKTKVGICGQAPSDYPDFAKFLVSRGIDSLSLNPDSVIEVIKAVSKIEKKLKKRNK; this is translated from the coding sequence ATGACCAAAAAAAGATCGAATAGTTCCATAAAGTGGTTCGATGAGATAGATTCGGGTGATGTCGCTCTGGTCGGAGGCAAGAACGCCTCACTGGGTGAGATGATAAGCTCCATGAAAAAGCAGAAAATACGTGTCCCGGGAGGATTCGCGACCACCGCTCAAGCCTATCGCGGGTTCATCAACTCAGGTGACCTCGATGAAAAGATAAAGACAAAGCTCAGGGAGCTTAAGGAGGGAGATACTTCACTCGATAAGGCGGGTAAAGCCATAAGAAGGTATTTTCTTAATACTGAGTTCCCTGAAGAAACAGCCGAGCAGATAAAGAAGGCCTATGCCGATCTCTGCAGGAAGCATGATTCCGACCAGATGAGTGTGGCGGTCAGAAGCAGCGCTACCGCGGAAGACCTGCCGGAGGCGAGTTTCGCCGGGCAGCAGGAGACTTTCCTTAACGTCTCGGGGGCGGATGACGTTCTCGAAGCCTGCCGTAAGTGTTACGCTTCCCTTTTCACCGACAGGGCGATAAGTTATCGCCAGGAGCAGGGTTTCGATCATATGAAGGTCGCCCTTTCGGTGGGCATTCAGAAAATGGTAAGGGCCGATAGAAGCGGTTCCGGGGTCATGTTCTCAATAGACACCGAGACCGGCTTCAGGGACGTTGTCATCATAAACGCTTCCTGGGGGCTAGGGGAAAATGTAGTCCAGGGAGCCGTTAATCCTGATGAATACAGGGTGTTCAAGCCATTTATCGGCAAGAAAGGGCTCGAGCCGGTGATCGAGAAGTCCCTTGGTGAGAAGAAAAAGAAAATGGTCTATTCCAAAGGCGGCAGCAAAACGACCAAAAATGTCGATACTACGCGGAAGCAGAGGCGTTCTTTCGTTCTCGGTGACGGGGAGATACTTAAGCTTGCCAAATGGGCCCGGCAGATAGAAGAACATTATGAGAAGCCCATGGATATAGAATGGGCCAAGGACGGGGAAGACGGTGAACTTTACATAGTGCAGGCCCGCCCCGAGACGGTACAGTCCCAGAAGGAAGCGGGCAATCTCAAAACTTACAGGCTCACCGAGAAGGGAGAGAAGCTGCTCGAGGGTATAGCAATAGGCGAGGCCGTGGCCGCCGCGAAGGCGCAGGTCATAGAAAACGCGGATGAAATAGACAGGTTCGAAGAAGGCGCTCTGCTAGTAACGGGGATGACCGACCCGGACTGGGTGCCCATAATGAAGCGCGCGGCCGGGATAATCACCGACCAGGGCGGGCGCACTTCGCATGCAGCCATAGTGAGCAGGGAACTGGGGATACCGGCTATCGTAGGAACGGGGGAGGCGACAGACAGGCTCGAAGACGGGCAGCAGATCACGCTTTCATGTGCCGAGGGAGAGACAGGTAACGTTTACGAGGGGCTTCTGGATTACGAGGAATCGGAGGTGGATATTAAGAAGATACCCGAGACTCGTACCAGTATCATGATGAACATAGCCAGCCCATCGGCGGCTTTCAGGTGGTGGAGGCTGCCCTGTAAAGGTATCGGTCTGGCCAGGATGGAGTTCATAATCAACAACATAATAAAGATACATCCCATGGCACTCGTCGGGTTCGATGACTTGGAGGATAAGTCCCTGAAAAAAGAAATAGAGCAGCTGACCCGGGGCTATAGTAACAAGGAAGAATATTTCATAGACCATCTCGCGAGGGGGATAGGAAAGATCGCCGCCTCCCAGTATCCCGAGAAGGTGATAGTCAGGATGAGCGATTTCAAGACCAATGAATACGCGAACCTTATCGGCGGGGAGCTTTTCGAACCGGAAGAGGATAACCCCATGCTGGGTTTCCGCGGCGCCAGCAGGTATTACAGCGATGAATACAGGCAGGGGTTCGGACTGGAGTGCCGGGCTGTCAGAAAAGCCCGCGAAAAACTCGGATTCGATAACGTTCTGGTGATGATCCCCTTCTGCCGGACCCTCGAGGAGGCCGACAGGGTCCTTGATGTCTTAAAGGATAACGGCCTTGAAAGGGGGTGTAAAGGGCTTGAGGTATACGTTATGTGTGAAGTTCCCTCCAACGTGATCCTGGCTGATGAGTTCGCACGCCGTTTCGACGGTTTCTCCGTGGGCAGCAACGACCTTACCCAGCTTGTCCTGGGCACGGACCGGGATAACGAGCAGCTCGCCGAGATATTCGACGAAAGGAACCAGGCGGTTAAATGCGCAATAAGCGACCTTATAGACAGAGCCCACAAGAACAAGACGAAGGTAGGTATCTGCGGTCAGGCTCCGAGCGATTATCCCGACTTCGCGAAATTCCTTGTCAGCCGGGGTATTGATTCTCTTTCCCTGAACCCGGACAGTGTTATAGAGGTAATAAAAGCGGTATCCAAAATAGAGAAGAAGTTGAAGAAAAGGAACAAATAA